In the genome of Halictus rubicundus isolate RS-2024b chromosome 9, iyHalRubi1_principal, whole genome shotgun sequence, one region contains:
- the Rangap gene encoding ran GTPase activating protein, which yields MTPFNLSELESQLENVTTNSTGTGVSFAKKSLKLDSEADAVDVVNAIRECPKLEFLDLEGNTLGPLAAKAVAKILEEKGSCLKRALWKDMFTGRLKSEIPKAIEYLGSSLCSAGTRLIELDLSDNAFGPIGVQGLASFLTSNTCYTLRELRLNNNGLGISGGNMLAKALSDCYENSCKTGAPLALKVFVAGRNRLENEGAKALALVFQKLTSLEEVVMPQNGIYHAGIAALATGLSANPGLKILNLNDNTVGVKGARALAKALPNFKNLEQLNLGDCLIKTQGCLILAEALGIEGNHPLLNEINFTSNEIRTEAANSIAVAMADKECLTSLQLDGNLFGSEGRTILRELLTISKRINSLGSFDEDETDDEEDEDNEDQEENTDSASEENEDNEEEEEEEEEEDAVENGNTIPNNVTASTVTVTQFLKSPTYDKLLLLSKEEIVQHFIDQAKKVSENADTYSELMFIEELTSTIMKVSSLCSCGYVDVRMKALVITNSLYSKLFSFAKENDQTSILNNALLVNLGLIKSENKQSGKIDWDLEGCFKALETIIHKDYFLDDTRNTLKLFLDKPIQNKKKVVDSCQEAKDSLLRALNGVTNT from the exons ATGACTCCGTTTAATTTAAGTGAGCTTGAAAGTCAACTGGAAAATGTTACTACAAACTCTACCGGCACCGGTGTGTCCTTCGCAAAGAAGTCACTCAAGCTTGATTCTGAAGCAGATG CGGTGGATGTTGTGAATGCAATACGAGAATGCCCCAAATTAGAGTTTTTGGATTTAGAAGGTAACACTTTGGGGCCACTTGCTGCCAAAGCAGTGGCTAAGATATTGGAGGAAAAAGGTTCTTGCCTGAAACGTGCACTTTGGAAGGATATGTTCACTGGTCGTTTGAAGTCTGAAATACCAAAGGCCATTGAATACCTCGGTTCTAGTCTATGCAGTGCCGGTACTCGTCTAATTGAATTAGACTTGAGCGATAATGCTTTTGGACCAATTGGTGTACAAGGATTAGCCTCATTTTTGACTTCCAATACATGTTACACTCTTCGTGAATTAAGGTTGAATAACAATGGGCTTGGAATATCAGGTGgtaatatgttggcgaaagcaTTGTCCGATTGTTATGAAAATAGCTGTAAAACAG GAGCACCTCTAGCATTGAAGGTATTTGTAGCAGGTAGAAACAGATTAGAAAACGAGGGTGCAAAAGCTTTGGCACTAGTCTTTCAGAAATTGACCAGTTTAGAGGAAGTTGTAATGCCCCAGAATGGTATTTATCATGCAGGTATAGCAGCACTTGCAACTGGATTATCAGCCAATCCAGGATTGaagattttaaatttaaatgataATACTGTTGGTGTGAAAGGAGCTCGAGCTCTAGCTAAAGCATTaccaaattttaaaaatttggaaCAACTTAATTTAGGAGACTGTTTGATTAAAACGCAAGGATGCTTAATTCTTGCGGAGGCATTGGGAATCGAGGGTAACCATCCTTTACTGAACGAAATCAATTTCACTTCTAATGAAATTCGCACAGAGGCTGCTAATTCAATAGCTGTTGCTATGGCTGATAAAGAGTGTCTAACAAGTCTACAATTAGATGGCAATTTGTTTGGAAGTGAAGGACGAACTATACTGAGAGAATTGCTTactatttctaaaagaattaaTTCATTGGGCTCATTTGATGAGGATGAAACAGATGATGAGGAAGATGAAGACAATGAAGATCAAGAAGAGAATACCGACAGTGCCAGTGAAGAAAATGAAGATaacgaggaagaggaagaggaagaggaagaggaggatgCAGTTGAAAATGGCAATACAATACCAAACAATGTTACAGCGTCAACAGTAACTGTTACACAGTTTTTAAAATCACCAACATATGACaaattactattattatcaAAAGAAGAAATTGTGCAACATTTTATAGATCAGGCCAAA AAAGTATCGGAAAATGCTGATACATATTCTGAGCTAATGTTCATAGAAGAACTTACAAGTACAATTATGAAAGTATCATCTTTATGTTCGTGTGGCTATGTTGATGTTAGAATGAAAGCTCTAGTCATAACAAATTCTTTGTATTCAAAGttattttcttttgcaaaaGAAAACGATCAGACGTCAATTTTGAATAATGCTTTATTAGTCAACTTAGGTTTAATTAAA AGTGAAAACAAAcaaagtggaaaaattgattGGGACTTAGAAGGTTGTTTTAAAGCATTGGAGACGATTATTCATAAGGATTACTTTTTGGATGATACCCGGAACACGTTAAAACTGTTTCTGGATAAaccaatacaaaataaaaagaaagttgTAGATTCGTGTCAGGAAGCGAAAGATTCGCTTCTGCGTGCTTTAAATGGTGTCACGAATACATAA